Below is a genomic region from Nitrospirota bacterium.
CAAGCGGATGCCCTCAGCTGGGTGGTAGGCGCGGACGGTCTTGAACCGTCGACCTCTACCGTGTCAAGGTAGCGCTCTCCCCCTGAGCTACGCGCCTGTCGATCCGAAGGCGCATGCTAATATAGCCCTGCCCAACCTGTCAAGAAACGCATAAAGAGAAGGGAGTGCCCCTCGTGATAGAAATGGCTCCCTTCTTTCTCATTTCCCGCCGGCAGGATCAGAGAATTGCGAGAGATTACCGGACGGCTGACTTGAGGATTTTCCCTGCCGAGAACTTCGGGACTCTGGCGGCGGGAATTCGTAATGCTTCACCGGTTCGGGGATTCCGTCCAAGCCGGGCTTTCCGTTTCGCGACCGTAAAGGTCCCGAAATTCACCAGCGACACGCGCTGTCCCTTTTTCAGGGATGTGGTCACTGCGCCGGTAAAGGCCTGTAACGCAGTGCCTGCGGCAACCTTGGTGATACCAGCGGATGCCGCCATTTTTGCGATCAGCTCTTCTTTCGTCATCGTGCCCCTCCTGTTGTTGGGTTGAACTACGCGACTCTTTGCCATCGATGTCTCTACTGCGTATCCGTGTATCTGTGCCGCCGGCGGTACTCGATCGGTTAGGTTTCTCGCGTGTGCGTCGTCCGAATCCGTTTCACGGGAATGTGCAAGTCGTGGATCTTTTTTCTGAGGGTGTTCCGGTTCAAGCCTAATAGCTCTGCTGCCTGGATCTGGTTGCCTTTGGTTTCCTGAAGCGCTCTGGTGATCAAGGGCCGTTCGATGGCCGTGATCAACATAGGATGTAGGTTGCGTCCCGAACCGTTTCGCATCCCCTTCACGAAATCTCCCATCTTCCATTCGAGATAGTCCTCAAGTGAGAGGGCATCTTTTCCGTTCGCTCCCGTACTGCTCTGCCGCGCGATTACCTGCATGGACTTGGCGGC
It encodes:
- a CDS encoding HU family DNA-binding protein, producing the protein MAKSRVVQPNNRRGTMTKEELIAKMAASAGITKVAAGTALQAFTGAVTTSLKKGQRVSLVNFGTFTVAKRKARLGRNPRTGEALRIPAARVPKFSAGKILKSAVR
- a CDS encoding helix-turn-helix domain-containing protein, which encodes MSPTSSVFSILLLCGDPDVQSQVSHIFKDASVTVAKDAAALPKEAARRTFDVVIVESKPGSSEGTAAIPTNMNLTQTLLITGSRTVLKRAAKSMQVIARQSSTGANGKDALSLEDYLEWKMGDFVKGMRNGSGRNLHPMLITAIERPLITRALQETKGNQIQAAELLGLNRNTLRKKIHDLHIPVKRIRTTHTRET